CGACCGTGCCGACAAACCGTTTATTGCCGTCAACTGCGGTGCCATTCCTGAAAACCTGATGGAAAGCGAATTTTTCGGTTATAAAAAAGGCAGCTTTACCGGCGCGGATCAAGACCGTTTAGGTTTTTTCCAACACGCTGACGGCGGTACTTTGTTCCTTGACGAAGTTGCCGATTTGCCGCTTGCCATGCAGGTTAAACTCTTGCGCGCCATTCAAGAAAAAGCCGTGCGCCGTATCGGCGATGCGCGGGAAACCTTTGTGGATGTGCGCATTATTTGTGCAACCCATAAAAACCTCGAAGCATTGGTTGAAAGCGGCGCATTCCGTCAGGACTTGTATTACCGCCTTAACGTAGTCTCCCTGCACATGCCGCCTTTGCGCGAAATGCGCGAAGACTTGGGCGCGCTGATTTTGTATCTGCTGTATAAACACCGTCACGGCAATCAAACCTACAAACTCAGCCCGAAAGCCCAAGAAGCCCTGTTGCATTACAGCTACCCCGGCAACTTCCGCGAGTTGGAAAATATCCTCGAACGCGCCGTTGCGCTGACGGTTGGCCAAGTGATACAAGTGGACGACTTGCAGATTCAAAACGCCCCACAAGTTAAGGCTGAACGCAGTGGCTTCTCCTTTGACGATATTGCCGAACCTGACGCGCGTGAAACTACGCTCAATCACAGTCCCATTCCGCCGTTTGATCCGCGCACCATGCAGATACAGGATTACCTCGACCAAGTGGAACGCAGTATCATCGAGCAGGCTTTGCAGCAAACCCGTTACAACCGTACCCAAGCCGCCAAACTTTTGGGCATCAGCTTCCGCTCCATGCGCTACCGCATGGAACGCTTGGACATCAATTAAAACGTTCAGACGGCCCAAGTTTTCAAGGCCGTCTGAAACATAAGCCTTATGTACAAGATTTATTTTGACGAAACCGCATCTGCCGAACTTCGCAGCCTTGCCGCGCCTTTCGGGCTGACCGTTATCGACCGGCAGCCTAAGGAAGGCAGTTTCCTTATTGCTGACGAAAGCGGCATCAGCTTGTGCCGCGCCGGTGAAAAAGGCCGTGTCCGCGTTGATTTTGATGGCGGTGCCGCCCATTACCGGCGCACTAAAGGCGGCGGCGAGTTGATTGCCAAAGCCGTCAACCACACTGCGCAACCGACTGTCTGGGACGCTACCGGCGGACTGGGACGCGACAGCTTCGTGCTTGCCTCGTTGGGTTTGAATGTACAAACTTTTGAACAAAATCCTGCCGTTGCCTGTCTACTTTCAGACGGCCTCAACAGGGCAGGGCAAAGTGAAGAGGCACGGGAGATTGCCCAACGCATTACTTTGCACTTCGGCAATGCCGTTGATTTAATGCAGGAATTGGCAACGCAAAACGGCAGGCCCGATGTGGTGTACCTAGACCCAATGTATCCGGAACGCCGCAAAACCGCCGCCGTGAAAAAAGAAATGGCTTACTTTCACGACTTGGTCGGCGCGGCACAAGATGAAGCCGAGTTGTTGGACGCAGCGTTGAATACCGCCAAAAAACGCATTGTCGTCAAACGCCCACGCTTGGGCGAATTTCTCGACGGGCGCAAACCTGCTTATCAATACACAGGCAAAAGCACGCGTTTTGACGTTTACCTTCCGACAAGGCCGTCTGAAGACTAGAAGCAAACTTGCAACATATCAAAAGAAACCGCCGGCGTTATCAGCGCGGCGGCAAAGTGTGATATAAATACCCTTTCCCAAACTTTATTGGAGCAAACTATCATGGAATTAGTATTCATCCGTCACGGACAAAGCGAATGGAACGCGAAAAACCTTTTCACCGGCTGGCGCGACGTCAAGCTGAGCGAGCAAGGTTTGGCAGAAGCCGCGGCAGCAGGTAAAAAGCTGAAAGAGAAGGGCTATGAGTTCGACATCGCCTTTACCTCCGTTCTGACCCGTGCCATCAAAACCTGTAACATCGTTTTGGAAGAATCCGACCAACTGTTTGTTCCACAAATCAAATCATGGCGTTTGAACGAGCGCCACTACGGCCAGCTGCAAGGTATGGATAAAAAACAAACCGCAGAAAAATACGGCGACGAACAAGTCCACATCTGGCGCCGCAGCTACGATACCCTGCCTCCGCTGCTTGATCCTAAAGACCCTCACTCCGCCCACAACGACCGCCGCTATGCCAACCTGCCTAGCGATGTCGTACCTGATGGCGAAAACCTCAAAGTTACCCTCGAGCGCGTCCTGCCTTTCTGGGAAGACCAAATCGCTCCGGCCATCTTGAGCGGCAAACGTGTATTGGTTGCGGCACACGGCAACTCCCTGCGTGCGTTGGCCAAACACATCGAAGGCATTTCCGACGAAGACATCATGGGCTTGGAAATCCCAACCGGTCAGCCGCTGGTGTACAAATTGGATGAAAACCTGAAAGTAATTGAAAAATTCTACCTGTAAGGTAAAGGGAAAAAGGACGTGTTGGACACGTCCTTTTTTGTACTTGTCAGTATCGAGGCCGTCTGAAGGCAGTTGATGGCGGGCGACATGAAAAAAAGGACGCGTAGAGCGTCCTTTATGGAGATTAAACCCTGTATTACTGGTTTTTCTCGATGATTTCTTTGAGGTGAGGCATAGGGCTGTAACCGCTTTGGCTGCGGCCGTTAGGGAAGACCACGGTCGGTGTGCCGTTGAAGCCGAATTGTTCGCCCAATGAAGTGGTTTCCGCAACAGGGTTTTCGCAGTTTGCTTTGCCGCTTGGGAGTTTGCCTTTACGCATCCAGTCGATCCATGCTTGGGTCGGATTAGGCTGACACCACAACAGCTCGGCTTTGCGCGCAGCATCAGGGTGCAGGCTTGGAATCGGCATCATGAAGGTATAAATCGTGATGTCGGTCATTTTTTCAAATTCATGCTCCAAGCGTTTGCAGTACGGGCAGTCCGGATCGGAGAAAACAGCGACTTTCAGTTTGCCGTTGCCGCGCACTTCTTTGATGGCTTTGTCCAAAGGCAGGGAAGCGAAGTCGATTTTGTTCAAATCGGCGGCGCGTTCTTCAGTCAGGCTTTGGCGCGTGTTGACGTTGATGAGGTCGCCAACGAGCATATAGTCGCCTTTGGCATCGGTATAGATGATTTGTTTGCCGCTGACGACAACTTCGTAAATGCCTTTAATCGGTGTTTCATTGACGCTCAAAACTTTCAAATCTTGGGCGGCATAGACTTTTTCCAGACGCGCTTTTAAAGAAGCGGCAATGGATTTGTCGGCAGGCGCTTCCGCTTTGGCAGCCGGAGCAGGCGCCGCGTTGGCGTTGGATACTGCAGGTTGACCGCATGCCAACAAAGGAAGGACGGCAAACGGTGTTAAGATTTTGATTAACTTGGTTTTCATGCGAGAGACTTGCGTGTGTTAAAAGTAAGGCATTGTATCAAACCTCTGTCATGTCTGCATTGTACTCAGGCTCAAATTATCGTCTGAAAATAGCTTTCGGCTGTTAAAATACGAAAAAATGATTTGATTGTTTGTATGTTCTATCACCGTATTGCCGTAAACGTGCCGCTTTCAGACGGCCTTTTGACTTATTCCCATTCCGAGCCTCTTCCTCCGGGAACGCGGGTGCTTGTGCCTTTTCGCAATAAAACCGTTGTCGGGATTGTGTGGGAAACGGATATTGCGCCCGATATGGATACGGCGCGGATTTTGAGCGTTCAGACGGCCTTTGTAGAAGAAAATCCGTTGCCTCAAAGCTGGCGTGATTTGTTGGCGTTTACGTCGCGTTATTACCACTATCCGACCGGGCAGGCGGTGTTTGCCGCGCTGCCGCAGGGTTTGAAGGAAACGCGCGCGGTGGAAATGCCGCAGCCGCCGTTGTTTTACGCGCTGAACGAAGCGGGCAGGGCGCAAACGCCGCCGCCGGCTCGGTTCAACAAAAAAGCGGCTTTGTGGGACGCACTGCTGTCGGGCGGAATGACAATGGCGGCGTTGAAGCAGGTGAACGCGCAGGCAGCGAAATTAATCGAAGATTGGGTGGAGCAGGGTTGGATTAAAACAACGGAAGCGGCAAAGCCTGTATTGAGGTCGTGCCACGGGCAGGCTTCGCACTCTGAATTTGTATTAAATGCCGACCAGCAGAAGGCTTCCGATGAAATTCAGACGGCCTTTGGTAAATTTCAGCCGTTTTTGCTGTACGGCATCACCGGCAGTGGCAAGACTGAAGTTTATTTTGATGTGATGGCGAAAGTGTTGGCGCAGGGACGGCAGGTGTTGTTTTTGTTGCCCGAAATCAACCTCACGCCGCAGCTTTTGAAGCGTGTGGAAAACCGTTTTGCCGACATACCGACCGCCGTGTTGCACAGCCAGATGGCGGCAGGCAGGCGTACGCAGGATTATCTGCGCGCGATGTTGGGGCAGGCGAAGCTGGTGATCGGCACGCGGCTGGCGGTGTTCACGCCTTTGCCTGATGTCGGTTTGATTGTGGTCGATGAGGAACACGACGGCTCGTTTAAGCAGGATAACGAATTGCGCTACCATGCCCGCGATTTGGCGGTGTGGCGGGCGAAGCAGAGCGGCTGCCCCATCGTATTGGGTAGCGCCACGCCCAGCTTGGAGAGTTGGCACAAGGCGCAAAGCGGCGCCTACCGCCTGTTGCAATTGACCGAGCGCGCCCATGCTTCCGCGCAACTGCCGCAAGTAGAAATTCTCAACGTAGGCCGTCTGAAACTCGACAACGGCTTCTCGCCGCAAGCCTTGCAGCTTTTGAAACAGAACTTTGAAGCGGGCGGCATGTCGTTGGTGTACCTCAACCGTCGCGGCTTCGCGCCCGCATTATTTTGCGGCGACTGCGGCCATACCTTCGGCTGCCCGAACTGCTCCGCCAAAATGGTGCTGCACCAACGCGCCCGTCAACTGCGCTGCCACCACTGCGACCACCGCGAACCCATTCCGTACAAATGCCCCGACTGCGGCAACCAAGACTTGACCGCCGTCGGCCACGGCACGCAGCGCGTCGAAGAAACCCTGCGCGCCTTTCTCCCTAAAGCAACCATCGTCCGCGTTGACAGGGACAGCACTGCGCACAAAAACGATTGGGCGGATTTGTACCGCCGCATTGCCGACAACGAAATCGACATTCTGGTCGGCACGCAGATGCTCGCCAAAGGTCATGATTTCGCGCGGCTCAACCTTGTTATTGTATTGAACGCCGACGGCAGCCTGTATAGCGCGGACTTTCGTGCGCCGGAAAGGCTGTTCGCCGAGCTGATGCAAGTGTCCGGCAGGGCGGGGCGCGCCGACAAACCCGGCAAGGTGTTGATACAGACGCAACTGCCCGAGCATCCCGTCTTCGCCGCCGTCAAAGCGCAGGACTACGCCGTATTTGCCGAAAACGAATTGAACGAGCGGCAAATGTTTACTATGCCGCCCTTCGGTTTTCAGACGGCCGTCCGTGCCGATGCGCCGCGTGTTGCTGATGCGATGGAATTTCTCAACGCCGCCAAAGAAACCCTTGCCCCGCTGTTGCCCGAAAGCGTCTCACAGTTCGGCGCCGCCCCGATGCTGATGGTTCGCCTCGCCGAACGCGAACGCGCGCAAATTTTCCTCGAATCAACATCCCGACAGGATTTGCACCGCGCCGTGAGTTTGTGGGTGCAGGTGTTGCAGCAAAATCGCGACGGTAAAATCAGATGGTCGGTGGATGTTGATGTGCAAGAGGCTTGATTGGAATGATTCAATCGATAAGGAAATAAAAGGCCGTCTGAAAATCTGTTTTCAGACGGCCTTAAGTTTTTGAATCAGTTTAGAAGAATTTTGCAGCGATATAGCCGAGTGCAAGCAGGCTCAAAACGGCGAATACGATAGCCATTGTAAGCAGAAACTGTGTTTTCTTCCTCGCTGCAAGTGCGGCCAACTCAGGATTTTGGCCTAACTCTTCGCGTAATTGGGATTCCAATTCGGCGCGGATTTTTTTGCGCAGCTTTTTCTCTTCCTGCTCACGTTCGTATTTGAGCTTGTGGGCAATTTCAGTTTGTTTTTTATGCTCGAAAGAGATTTTTTCCTGCCATTCAATGCGCTTGCGCTGGATAGCCAGCTCATTTTTCTCTGTCAAATCAAAGTGGCAGGTTTTACATTCCTGTGCGTCTAATTCGTCAATAATCGTCATGCAGACGGGGCATTGGATAGGGTCGGGAGTGTTGACTGCCAACACGGGTTCTTCTTCAACCGCTTCCAATTCCATAGCCTGACGGACGATCACGTCCAAACCCAAATAGCTGAAGTAATGCTGCGCATTTTCGCGCTCGTCTTGGGTGCATTTCTCGGCCACAATGGCTTGCGGACGCTCAGCCAAGGCTTGAATCAGGCTCTCGACTTCGTTTTCAGGCAGGTTGTCATACAGGCAGGCATGGATGCGTTCCCTATCCGTGTTCGGCGGATAGGAAACGTATACGTCGAAAAATTTTTCTTGTTTGCTCATTGATATCCCATGAGTATTTCGACTGCGTCAACCAAATGGGTTTAGCCTAAGGTTTTGTTATTGTGTTTGAGCTGTTTTGGCTTATGATACGAGCCGGAACAGAGGCTGCAGTCTCAGGCAGACCAAGTACGGTTTGCCTTCGTGTCGTTAATCGGCTGGACAATAAATTTTTATTTATATGGCAATATGTATGTCCAATGTTATGTCTATTGTAGAGTAAATATTCACGCCCGATATTATTATTATAAGATAAATCCAATATTGTTTAAAATAAATTCACACAAAAGGCCATCTGAAGATACAGACGGCCTGTTTTTCATGAAGAAACGGATTGTTTATACGGAGAAGGACGAGCCGCAACCGCAAGTCGTTTCGGCATTCGGATTGCGGATGACGAATTGAGAACCTTGCAGGCTTTCGGTGTAGTCGATTTCCGCACCAACCAGATATTGGTAGCTCATCGGGTCAACCAAGAACGTCAGGCCGTTTTTCTGGATTTCAAAATCGTCGTCGTTTTTGATTTCATCAAAGGTAAAACCATATTGGAAGCCGGAGCAACCGCCGCCGTTGACGAATACGCGCAATTTCAAATCGGGATTGTTCTCTTCGGCGATCAGGTCGGCAACTTTGGTGCAGCAGCTGTCAGTAAAGATAATAGGGCTTTCGTCTGACATGATGTGATTCCTTTTATATGAATATTTTTACTATTGTCGCGCAAACCGTTAGTCAAGGCAAGTTTGTGCAGACAGGGTCTGCCAGCTTACATGG
This region of Neisseria subflava genomic DNA includes:
- a CDS encoding sigma-54-dependent transcriptional regulator; translation: MNKLQEPVLVVDDEADIRDLMEMTLMKMGLRVDTAAGVEEAKDRLDNNDYSLVLTDMRMPDGSGLEVVQYIDELMLDTPVAVITAFGNADQAVEALKAGAFDYLQKPITLSQLRSLVKSAVSVSDNTAEPTPSEKVKSQPAPVSAALYKPEPQPAKPIVTPPKSVQSEFNRPLTVPEGLNSLKERFSAGSINPALQQDAPILEGEDDMPRLLGTSPQMVEVRHLIRRLAHSLVPVYISGESGTGKEQAARTIHELSDRADKPFIAVNCGAIPENLMESEFFGYKKGSFTGADQDRLGFFQHADGGTLFLDEVADLPLAMQVKLLRAIQEKAVRRIGDARETFVDVRIICATHKNLEALVESGAFRQDLYYRLNVVSLHMPPLREMREDLGALILYLLYKHRHGNQTYKLSPKAQEALLHYSYPGNFRELENILERAVALTVGQVIQVDDLQIQNAPQVKAERSGFSFDDIAEPDARETTLNHSPIPPFDPRTMQIQDYLDQVERSIIEQALQQTRYNRTQAAKLLGISFRSMRYRMERLDIN
- a CDS encoding primosomal protein N' codes for the protein MFYHRIAVNVPLSDGLLTYSHSEPLPPGTRVLVPFRNKTVVGIVWETDIAPDMDTARILSVQTAFVEENPLPQSWRDLLAFTSRYYHYPTGQAVFAALPQGLKETRAVEMPQPPLFYALNEAGRAQTPPPARFNKKAALWDALLSGGMTMAALKQVNAQAAKLIEDWVEQGWIKTTEAAKPVLRSCHGQASHSEFVLNADQQKASDEIQTAFGKFQPFLLYGITGSGKTEVYFDVMAKVLAQGRQVLFLLPEINLTPQLLKRVENRFADIPTAVLHSQMAAGRRTQDYLRAMLGQAKLVIGTRLAVFTPLPDVGLIVVDEEHDGSFKQDNELRYHARDLAVWRAKQSGCPIVLGSATPSLESWHKAQSGAYRLLQLTERAHASAQLPQVEILNVGRLKLDNGFSPQALQLLKQNFEAGGMSLVYLNRRGFAPALFCGDCGHTFGCPNCSAKMVLHQRARQLRCHHCDHREPIPYKCPDCGNQDLTAVGHGTQRVEETLRAFLPKATIVRVDRDSTAHKNDWADLYRRIADNEIDILVGTQMLAKGHDFARLNLVIVLNADGSLYSADFRAPERLFAELMQVSGRAGRADKPGKVLIQTQLPEHPVFAAVKAQDYAVFAENELNERQMFTMPPFGFQTAVRADAPRVADAMEFLNAAKETLAPLLPESVSQFGAAPMLMVRLAERERAQIFLESTSRQDLHRAVSLWVQVLQQNRDGKIRWSVDVDVQEA
- the erpA gene encoding iron-sulfur cluster insertion protein ErpA, with protein sequence MSDESPIIFTDSCCTKVADLIAEENNPDLKLRVFVNGGGCSGFQYGFTFDEIKNDDDFEIQKNGLTFLVDPMSYQYLVGAEIDYTESLQGSQFVIRNPNAETTCGCGSSFSV
- a CDS encoding 2,3-diphosphoglycerate-dependent phosphoglycerate mutase gives rise to the protein MELVFIRHGQSEWNAKNLFTGWRDVKLSEQGLAEAAAAGKKLKEKGYEFDIAFTSVLTRAIKTCNIVLEESDQLFVPQIKSWRLNERHYGQLQGMDKKQTAEKYGDEQVHIWRRSYDTLPPLLDPKDPHSAHNDRRYANLPSDVVPDGENLKVTLERVLPFWEDQIAPAILSGKRVLVAAHGNSLRALAKHIEGISDEDIMGLEIPTGQPLVYKLDENLKVIEKFYL
- a CDS encoding DsbC family protein, which gives rise to MKTKLIKILTPFAVLPLLACGQPAVSNANAAPAPAAKAEAPADKSIAASLKARLEKVYAAQDLKVLSVNETPIKGIYEVVVSGKQIIYTDAKGDYMLVGDLINVNTRQSLTEERAADLNKIDFASLPLDKAIKEVRGNGKLKVAVFSDPDCPYCKRLEHEFEKMTDITIYTFMMPIPSLHPDAARKAELLWCQPNPTQAWIDWMRKGKLPSGKANCENPVAETTSLGEQFGFNGTPTVVFPNGRSQSGYSPMPHLKEIIEKNQ
- a CDS encoding class I SAM-dependent methyltransferase → MYKIYFDETASAELRSLAAPFGLTVIDRQPKEGSFLIADESGISLCRAGEKGRVRVDFDGGAAHYRRTKGGGELIAKAVNHTAQPTVWDATGGLGRDSFVLASLGLNVQTFEQNPAVACLLSDGLNRAGQSEEAREIAQRITLHFGNAVDLMQELATQNGRPDVVYLDPMYPERRKTAAVKKEMAYFHDLVGAAQDEAELLDAALNTAKKRIVVKRPRLGEFLDGRKPAYQYTGKSTRFDVYLPTRPSED